Part of the Erwinia amylovora genome is shown below.
CGTGAGCTGGAAGGGTATCGATCCCGGCTATTTCTGGTCGGCGATGCAGAATGCGGTCGACCTGCAAACTGATATTATCAACTGCACAATCAAAAGTGCCGTATTTGCGCTGACCGTGACATGGATTGCGCTGTTTAACGGCTACGATGCGATTCCGACGTCTGAAGGTATAAGTCGGGCAACAACGCGTACTGTAGTACATGCCTCGCTGGCGGTACTTGGTCTTGATTTTGTGCTTACAGCACTGATGTTTGGGAATTAATGCAATGCAATCAAAAAAAAGTGAAATTTGGGTAGGTGCCTTCTTACTGTTAGCGCTTTGCGCAATTATTTTTCTCTGTCTGCGCGTTACCGATCTCAAATCATTTGGCAATGTGTCGACCTGGAAACTGTATGCCACTTTCGACAACGTGGGTGGGTTGAAGCCCGGTTCGCCGGTGAAAGTCGGCGGGGTAGTGATAGGCCGCGTATCGGATATTACGCTTGATGCGAAAAGCTATTCGCCGAAGGTCAGCATGGATATCGACGAGCGATATAACAATATCCCGGATACCAGTTCGCTGGCGGTACGCACCTCCGGGCTGTTGGGTGAGCAGTATCTGGCATTGAATATCGGTTTCAATGACCCGGAAATGGGCACTGCTCTTCTCAAAAATGGCGGGACTGTTCAGGACACCAAATCTGCCATGGTGCTGGAAGATCTCATTGGCCAGTTCCTTTACAAGAGCGGCAACAATGATGAAAAGAACCCACCTGCTGAAGGTGATAAGGCAGCTCAGGGGCAAGTTGCCCCGGCAGCAGCGAATAATCCATAAGAGGGCAAATAATGTTAAAACGTTTACTCATGGTGGCGATGCTGGCCATTGCACCTTTAGCAGCTCATGCGGAAGCTGACCAGACC
Proteins encoded:
- the mlaD gene encoding outer membrane lipid asymmetry maintenance protein MlaD; the encoded protein is MQSKKSEIWVGAFLLLALCAIIFLCLRVTDLKSFGNVSTWKLYATFDNVGGLKPGSPVKVGGVVIGRVSDITLDAKSYSPKVSMDIDERYNNIPDTSSLAVRTSGLLGEQYLALNIGFNDPEMGTALLKNGGTVQDTKSAMVLEDLIGQFLYKSGNNDEKNPPAEGDKAAQGQVAPAAANNP